One window from the genome of Etheostoma cragini isolate CJK2018 unplaced genomic scaffold, CSU_Ecrag_1.0 ScbMSFa_291, whole genome shotgun sequence encodes:
- the LOC117940632 gene encoding E3 ubiquitin-protein ligase TRIM21-like, giving the protein MAAANYLPSEDQFLCSICLDVFTDPVSTSCGHNFCKTCITEHWNNNNQYMCPLCKEAFKTRPDLRINSLLSEMVAQLRQSAQQKASSSSSEQQVSKPGEVPCDVCTGTKLKALKSCLVCLVSYCETHLEPHLTTSGLKRHQLIDPVENLEGRMCTKHDKPLELFCKTDQTCVCMLCTVLDHKMHDVVPLKEGYEGKKVQLGKTEAEIQQMIQKRRLKVQEIKDSVELSEEAADRELAEGVQVFTSLKESVERGLNELINTIKEKQKTTEKQAEAFITELEQEISELMKRSTEVEQLSRTEDHLHLLQRVQSLNIQQSPPTKDWTEVSVPPSSYDGTVVKAVAQLEETLSKEMKKLVESELKRVQQYAVDVTLDPDTANPQLILSDDGKQVNHDDVRKNLPDNPERFSKCVNVLGKQGFSSGRFYFEVQVEGKTEWDLGVARESINRKGDIILSTEYGYWTFWLTNENEYYAADDPPVRLSLKSPPQKVGVFVDYEEGLVSFYDVDAAALIYSFTGCSFTEKLFPFFSPSENDDGKNSAPLIISPVRVN; this is encoded by the coding sequence ATGGCTGCTGCAAACTATCTGCCATCTGAAGATCAGTTTCTGTGCTCCATCTGTCTGGATGTGTTCACTGATCCTGTCTCCACATCATGTGGTCACAACTTCTGCAAAACCTGCATCACTGAACACTGGAATAATAATAACCAGTACATGTGTCCGCTGTGTAAAGAGGCTTTTAAGACAAGACCTGATTTGAGGATCAACAGTTTGCTTTCTGAGATGGTCGCTCAGTTAAGACAGTCAGCTCAACAgaaagccagcagcagcagctcagagcaACAAGTGTCCAAACCAGGAGAAGTTCCCTGTGACGTCTGCACTGGAACCAAACTGAAGGCCCTGAAGTCCTGCCTGGTGTGTCTGGTCTCCTACTGTGAGACTCACCTGGAGCCTCATCTGACCACATCAGGTCTGAAAAGACATCAGCTGATCGACCCTGTGGAGAACCTGGAAGGCAGGATGTGTACGAAGCACGATAAACCTCTGGAGCTGTTCTGTAAGACCGACCAGACATGTGTCTGCATGCTCTGCACTGTTTTAGACCACAAGATGCATGATGTTGTTCCTCTGAAAGAAGGATATGAAGGAAAGAAGGTCCAGCTGGGGAAGACGGAGGCTGAAATTCAGCAGATGATCCAGAAGAGACGACTGAAGGTTCAGGAGATCAAAGACTCAGTGGAGCTCAGTGAGGAAGCTGCAGACAGAGAGCTAGCAGAAGGTGTTCAGGTCTTCACTTCTCTGAAGGAGTCTGTTGAGAGAGGCCTGAATGAGCTCATCAACACCAtcaaagagaagcagaaaacaacagaaaaacaggcTGAAGCTTTCATCACAGAGCTGGAACAGGAAATCTCTGAGCTGATGAAGAGAAGCACTGAGGTGGAGCAGCTCTCACGCACTGAAGACCACCTCCATCTTCTCCAGAGGGTCCAGTCCCTAAACATCCAACAATCTCCACCCACCAAGGACTGGACAGAGGTCAGCGTCCCTCCATCATCATATGACGGGACTGTGGTGAAAGCTGTGGCTCAGCTGGAGGAGACACTCAGTAAAGAGATGAAGAAGCTGGTTGAGTCTGAGCTGAAGAGGGTCCAGCAGTATGCAGTGGATGTGACTCTTGATCCTGATACAGCTAATCCTCAACTCATCCTGTCTGATGATGGGAAACAAGTTAATCATGATGATGTGAGGAAGAATCTCCCAGACAACCCAGAGAGATTTTCTaagtgtgttaatgttttaGGAAAACAGGGTTTCTCTTCAGGCAGATTTTACTTTGAGGTTCAAGTTGAAGGAAAGACTGAATGGGATCTAGGAGTGGCCAGAGAGTCGATCAACAGGAAGGGAGACATCATACTGAGCACTGAGTATGGTTACTGGACGTTTTGGTTGACAAATGAAAATGAGTACTACGCTGCTGATGACCCTCCAGTCCGTCTCTCTCTGAAGTCTCCTCCTCAGAAGGTGGGGGTGTTTGTGGACTATGAGGAGGGTCTGGTCTCCTTTTATGACGTAGATGCTGCAGCTCTTATCTACTCCTTTACTGGCTGCTCCTTCACTGAGAAACTCTTCCCATTCTTCAGTCCCAGTGAAAATGACGATGGTAAAAACTCTGCCCCTCTGATCATCTCTCCTGTCAGAGTCAACTAA